TTTCCTTATTGGGCTATCAAGTATTAATTTGGATGAATACGCCTAGCGCAATTTTGGATATGAGCTATGACTATTTTCATATATTAGGTATTTGCTTAATGTTTGAAGCGGTGGCAATCATTATGGCATCTTGCTTAAGAGTATATGGGCATTCAAAAGTAGCCATGTATGTATCACTTATTATGAATGTAATCACGATCATTGGTAACGTTATTGTCCTTTATGGTTTTTGGGGAGTCCCACAAATGGGACTTGTCGGAGTGGCCTGGTCGACGGTAATGGGTCGCGTAGTCGGTGTTACGCTATTATTTTGTTTGTTATTTTATGGATTACGCATTAAAGCAGAACTCTCTTTATTTTTTCATTGGAACAAAAATATTCTTAAACAAATTTTTAAAATTGGCTTACCTTCTGCCGGCGAAAACTTATCTTGGTCTGGACAAATTTTAGTTATGACCGCTTTTATTGGCCTTATGGGTGAAACAGCGCTTGCCGCTCAAGCCATATTTTTCCAAATATCGTATTTCATGATGTTATTTGCCCTGTCAATCGGCGTCGGTAATGAAATCATGGTTGGTCACTATGTCGGTGCAAAACGATTTGATGATGCCTATAAACGAACGTTTAAAAGTTTAAAGCTAGGCATGATAGTGACAGCATTTGTCGTGATAACTTTCTTTTTACTTAGGAAGCCTTTAGTAACTTCATTTACCGATGATTGGAATGTTATTAATACCATTTTACCTATTTTTATTTTATCGATTTTCCTAGAGCCGGGCCGTA
The genomic region above belongs to Orbaceae bacterium lpD02 and contains:
- a CDS encoding MATE family efflux transporter, translated to MKQDRSVIDQSLFSLSWPIFIDIFLHLATLFINTYMISHVSMSMVAATTVGNQFFDIFIPIFNFIGIGCSVVVAQYLGAGTQDLARKAIHLSISFNLVLGALCYIFISLLGYQVLIWMNTPSAILDMSYDYFHILGICLMFEAVAIIMASCLRVYGHSKVAMYVSLIMNVITIIGNVIVLYGFWGVPQMGLVGVAWSTVMGRVVGVTLLFCLLFYGLRIKAELSLFFHWNKNILKQIFKIGLPSAGENLSWSGQILVMTAFIGLMGETALAAQAIFFQISYFMMLFALSIGVGNEIMVGHYVGAKRFDDAYKRTFKSLKLGMIVTAFVVITFFLLRKPLVTSFTDDWNVINTILPIFILSIFLEPGRTQNIVMVNALRATGDAKFPLYTALVCMWGIAIPIGYFLGIKMEMGLMGIWIGFACDEWVRGLINAWRWKSRKWETKRLEIEQL